Within the Acidipropionibacterium acidipropionici genome, the region GTGTAGAGGGGTTCGAGGTCCTCCAGGGGGATGGACGCCGAGTCGATGAGTTCGGCCCCGTCCTTGTGCCGGGCGACCATGTCGGGGTGGACGAGGCTCGAGGCCCAGATGATGATGTCGGCGGTCTCGATGACGCGGGCCCCGCGGACGCTCACCAGGTCGGCGGCGCCGGGCCCGGCCCCCACGAAGACCACCTTGCCCTCTGTTGGCTTGCTCACAGGCTTCCTCCTGTCGTGGAACGTGCGGGAGTCGACATCACGGTCGAGAAGTACGGCAGCGTCCGGCCCTCGGCGACGTCGGCCAGCTCGATGAGCTCCTCGGACTCCATGGAGACGTCGGTGCCCAGGACGGCGTCACGCCCCCTCTCGCGGATCTGGTCCAGGACCGTAGGGAGGGTGCGTCCGCCCTTGTAGACGGTGACGGAGTCGGCGACGTCGAGCACCTGGCCGAGTTTCTCCGGCCCGACGGTGGCCGGCACCAGGGCGAGCACCTCTCGGCCCTCGACGAGCGGGGTACGCGACGCCGCGGCCAGCGCCTGCATGGCGGTGATGCCGGGGACCAGGGTCACCTCGACGTCGGGGAGGCGCTGTTCGACGTTGCCGCGCAGGTAGCTGAAGGTGGAGAAGACCGCCGGGTCGCCGACGGTGGCCAGGGCGACGGTGGTGGCCCCGGCCTCGAAAGCGGCCACGGCGGCGTCGGCGGAGACCTTCCAGGAGGCGGTGCGCTTCTCGCCGATGCCGCGGCGCTGCGCCATCGAGAAGGGGATGCGTTCGATCCGCCCGGCGATCTGCGGGCAGGCGGCGCGGACGATGGCCTCGGCCCGGCCCGGCCTCTCGGCCGATTTCTCGGTGGCCGGCACGAGCACGACGTCGGCGCTCGACAGGATGCGGGCGGCCTTGAGGGTGACCAGTTCGGGATCCCCCGGGCCCACACCGACCCCGATCAGTGTGCGTGCAGGGTCAGTGGCATGGGTCATGCCGGCCTCCTCAGGTCTCTCGCCCGATCAACAGTGCGCCGATATCTCCACCCGAGTGTCTGGCTTCCCCTTACGGGGTCACAGTGGCGGGACCGCTCCGGGTTCGCACCGGATTCCTCGTCGATGGACGCGGGCCTGATTCTCTCACACCCCGGTGAGGCGCCCCTCACCGCCGTGGGATCAGCGGGCCAGGCCGAACAGGGAGTCGACGTCGAGGTGTTCCTCGACAGCGTCTGCGAGAGTGTCGATCATCTGCTCGCGGCGGGCCGCATAGCCCGGCGCGCGGCGGTCTGCGTGCCAGTCGATGCCGGCTTCGGCCGCGGCGGTCTCCAGCCAGACGCGGCGGAAGGCGTCGGACTCGAAGGCCCCGTGCCACATCGTCCCCCACACCGATCCTGCGCGGCATCCGTCGAGGAAGGGTTCGGCATCCCCGGTGACCACGCAGGAGCCGTGGTGGATCTCGTATCCGCCGACCGGGATGCCGTTCCAAGATCCCTGGGACAGGGCGAGGGTCTTGGCGGCGGAGAAGTCGACCTCGACGGGCAGCAGGCCGAGCCCCTCGATCCACGATTCGGGGGCGGCCTCCTCGCCGTCGGGATCCAGGATGAGTTCGGACAGCATCTGGTAGCCGCCGCAGATCCCCACGACGGTGCGGTGCTCGGCGGCGCGCCGGGCGATGACGTCCGCTATTCCGGTCTCGCGCATCCAGGCCAGGTCGGAGACGGTGGAGCGGGATCCGGGCAGGACGACGACGTCGGCTGCGGCGCAGGTCGCCGGGTTGGTGGTCACCTGGACGTCGACTCCTGGCTCCCCGGCCAGGGCGTCGACGTCGGTGGCGTTGGAGATCCTGGGGAATCTCACGACGGCGATGCGCAGGGCGTGCTCGTCGGTGCGGTCCCCCTCGTGGCGCCAGCGGCCGACCTCCAGGGCGTCCTCCCCGTCGAGCCAGACGCCGTGGACGAAGGGCAGCACGCCGAAGCAGGGCAGCCCGGAGCGGCGGGTGATCTCCTCCAGGCCGGGGGCCAGGATGGAGTCGTCGCCGCGGAATTTGTTGATGAGGTATCCGGCCAGATGGGAGCGGTCGGCGTCGTCGAGCAGCGCCCAGGTGCCGTAGATGGAGGCGAGCACCCCGCCGCGGTCGATGTCGCCCACCAGGACGACGGGCAGGTCCTTGGCGAGAGCCAGGCCCATGTTGGTGTAGTCGCCGACCCGCAGATTGATCTCGGCCGGGGACCCGGCACCCTCGCAGATCACCAGGTCGTGGGCGCCGGCCAGTTCGTCGTAGGCCTCCCATGCGGCCAGTGCAAGGGCTCTGCGTCCGGTGGTGTACTCGCCGGCCTCAAGGGTGCCGCCGGGCCGGCCGCGCAGCACGACGAAGGAGCGGCGGTCGGTGCCGGGTTTGAGCAGCACCGGGTTCATGGCCGACGTCGGCTCCAGGCGGGCGGCGTGGGCCTGGAGGTACTGGGCCCGGCCGATCTCGGCGCCGTCGGCGCAGACCATCGAGTTGTTCGACATGTTCTGCGCCTTGTAGGGGGCGACGTCG harbors:
- the cobI gene encoding precorrin-2 C(20)-methyltransferase — its product is MTHATDPARTLIGVGVGPGDPELVTLKAARILSSADVVLVPATEKSAERPGRAEAIVRAACPQIAGRIERIPFSMAQRRGIGEKRTASWKVSADAAVAAFEAGATTVALATVGDPAVFSTFSYLRGNVEQRLPDVEVTLVPGITAMQALAAASRTPLVEGREVLALVPATVGPEKLGQVLDVADSVTVYKGGRTLPTVLDQIRERGRDAVLGTDVSMESEELIELADVAEGRTLPYFSTVMSTPARSTTGGSL
- a CDS encoding cobyric acid synthase, giving the protein MTGILIAGTSSDAGKSLMVTGLCRVAARRGIDVAPYKAQNMSNNSMVCADGAEIGRAQYLQAHAARLEPTSAMNPVLLKPGTDRRSFVVLRGRPGGTLEAGEYTTGRRALALAAWEAYDELAGAHDLVICEGAGSPAEINLRVGDYTNMGLALAKDLPVVLVGDIDRGGVLASIYGTWALLDDADRSHLAGYLINKFRGDDSILAPGLEEITRRSGLPCFGVLPFVHGVWLDGEDALEVGRWRHEGDRTDEHALRIAVVRFPRISNATDVDALAGEPGVDVQVTTNPATCAAADVVVLPGSRSTVSDLAWMRETGIADVIARRAAEHRTVVGICGGYQMLSELILDPDGEEAAPESWIEGLGLLPVEVDFSAAKTLALSQGSWNGIPVGGYEIHHGSCVVTGDAEPFLDGCRAGSVWGTMWHGAFESDAFRRVWLETAAAEAGIDWHADRRAPGYAARREQMIDTLADAVEEHLDVDSLFGLAR